The Raphanus sativus cultivar WK10039 chromosome 2, ASM80110v3, whole genome shotgun sequence DNA segment TCTGAATGTTGTTGTTTCgataaacaaaaacatcaattaGATAAATGCAGGGCTGGGTAAGATAGAGAGATCTATTGCTGTAGATTTAGGGGAGATCTTAAACCATATTGAGATACTATTCAGAGTTATATCTATAGGTGCATTAGAGATGTGAGAAAGTCAATTTCAGTAACAAAGATGAGAAGGAAACTTTTGTTGTAAATTAGCTCTTTACCTATTCTTTGATCCTAAAATGAtattacttttcttttcttttctgtcATGAACTTAACATGTAATTTTTCAAAAGACCATCTAAAAACactaattttatttgaataatttttaaatatccgCGCTAAGCGCGGACTAAGAATCTAGTATAATCTTAAGTGATGGTCTAACACGAAGTGCTCGCTGCCAACCATCACTCTTTGTATACATGGATACAAAGTATTCTCTTTGGTTAGCAGAgtttttattaatctttatctgttgatgataaaaataatatattcttaaatatgtATTGAGGAAGATCTTActggatatatatatttatgaatatcTTACTGAAgagatgacaaaaaaagaatatcttACTGAAGTTGAATTAACAATACACTGTATTTATTAAGAtactttcaaatatttatagtattttttctaaaattttggaaataCCTTCCtcaattcaatatatatattttataaagatattataCCTATTTACAAACAtctaaataaattttcaaaagatgAACAGTAGAGTTTTTGTGGATTAAATCCAAGCAatacattgatttttttatctGAGAGAATAGCTTGAAACTTAATTTGAATAAGGAATATCTAGCCACGATTTTTGAGATTTATCATTGTTACTACAATAGCTTTGGAAAGCAAACCAAATTTTCGTAGGAAGCACACTTTACACTGATGTATAGAAAGTGTTGACCATGGAGTTTCCCTAGGGAAAAACTTACTGGTGTGCTACAGAAAGGAACTGAGTCGTAGGATGCAATGATCTGCTTCTGCTTCTGCGTCTGCCGTTCAGATACTTGGATGGCTTGTGACTCTATCTGATGTTAAAGAAGTGAGGCTTGCGGCTTTATAACGGCACAAAGAGGTATATGGATGTTTGTTTGACATATGGATTAAGGTTCTTTTGATTAAAGGCACTGCAGTATTCATGACAACATTGACAAGAGTCCCACCCTATAGGCTATATCATAAATGTTTAAGCAGTGtgaaaaaaatgtatagttttgtCTCTAGTTTGGGTAGACTATGTTTGCTTTTAGTTAGGCTCGTTTGATTTAAGGATGCTATGGCTTATATTTTGACTAAGATTTCCGTCTAAACCAAATTCGGTTTAGATACCAAGGGTCCTCATACAAGTTACAAAATCAAAACTAGATGATTATTATTACCTTGGAACGAAGAGCAAAAGTGAACACTCCAAATGTCTGAAAACGATGAGAGAAGGAAAAATTCTCCAGTAGTAAAGGCAGCGGGGAAAAAGCAGCAATTTTATTGTCTAGAAGTCTTTAAAATGCTTGAAGAGAGACAAAAACAATACATTTGGTTTGagaaaactttatataatatatgtatcaCTTGTTGAGAAACCGAGGCTCTTTCTTCTATCGATTCACACTGTTATCTCCACACCAtcatggaaaaaaataaaaatggaaaaaataaaaGTGGAAAGAAGTATCCAAAATCGGATTTCTATAACTAACTACGATTCAACTAGAACAAGATAACAATGGAATGTGGTAATAAAACAAGTTcgtaagaagaaaaaaaatgtgtgCTTTTTACCTATTCATCTTCTGCTATGAAGTTTGGTTCTTCCCCTCGACATAAGTACTCATCGCACGTAGAAGACGTCCCCCAATCTTTCCTTAGCCTCAAGATATCCTCCGTGAAAGTCGATCCAGAGGCTCCAATGAAGACGCTGGACATGGCACATATCGTTTTATCCAGCATTGCATCCACCTACAcatttgccaaaaaaaaaaatttaccggTCTATGACTCATGAAGATGGTAACATGCAAAGTTTGATACATCACGCCATGATATATATCATTAGGAATTGTCTAGTCTGCTATAATATACACTTCAGTTCAGTTGAGTAAGTGAGCAACCAAATTCAGACCACACAGAACCAAGTTTAAAGCGAGGCGAACAGCATTTCAAGATTTACGGTTTTTAACCATAGTAGAAACAGTGAGATTGGCACCTGAGAGTCATCCTCTATACCATGTCGATATAACAATGCATCCCATTTCTCAGCTGAATTACGCGGTGGACGTTTAACAAGTGGCACAATTTTTCCATCGACCACAACAAGTGACTGAAGCAGACTTGTTTCACTTTCCGCAGCATCTGTCGAAAGATAGATTACTGCACCGTTGGATCTTTCCACCATCCTAGCAATACACTCTGCCGCTTGTGGAATCGGATAGAAGCAACTCGGCGCTTTTGCATTGCTGccaatcaaataattttttttcagttttaatattacTACTACAAGTCTAGCCTGCAATGCCTTATGAAAAAGCCATACCAAAATTTGAGAAACCCATGTCGACGGAAATGAATGGCGATGAAATTGCTCCCCAAGAAGGTCTGTATGAACCGCTGAGCTGTCAACAAAATAAGCTTACTGGGTTCAATCAAGGTCTTGCACTTGTGATTAATAGGTCCACCAGGCTGCATCACCCAGTCCTGCTCCATATCAGCATAGAAAACATCCCCAATCGCGatcacatcatcatcatcagactTGAAACTTCTCTTCACCTCGTCCACAGTTCTCTTGCTAGGTTTCTTTATATCTTCGCTCCAAGGAGACTCGAGCTTCCCTTCGATGGAAACCCCCAAGCCTTTCAGCTTCTTCACATGCTCATCGTCTACGTAGCAAAGCTGCGGCGACGAGAAGTAACATATGAAACGGTCGATACGAGGAGGACGAGGAGCACGATTCTTTTTAAACTGATCGAACGAAACGACGACGTTTCTTCCCAAACAAGTGTTGATCCGGTCAATGTCTATCACTCTATCGTACTGGTAATCAAATTTGGAGCTCGGGATTACTAGAACCCGGTCCAGCAAGGCAGCAAAGAACATGTGTTTCTCTAAACAAATCAAGTGGTTGCTCATTTGTCCCGACAGACATATCGCGAACAGAAACTTGTCCGATCTCGGTTTCCACTCAACCGTTTTCCGATCCGACAGCTTCTGATCCACCTTCGCGCATCCACCGTACGGGTTAACCACAACCGAACCGGGTTCCGGTTCGGAGTAGTTTCCGGTTCTGTGCGGCGACAGAAGCGCGTCCTGGATCTCTTTATTCAACGAGACAGCGAGTTTCACATCTGAAGAGTTTGCGTTGGAGATAGAGAGGAGCTGGAGCTGTTGCTGTCGGAGGAGGTAGAGTGCGCGGAGCTCGGATTCTTTGACGCGGGTCGAGAGTGGATCCACCTTGAAACTGGAGAGGTTCAGCTGACGGAGATCGGTGAATAGGAAGATGAGACCGATTGAGATTGTTAGTGCCACGGCGGCGGCGAGGACGTAGCAACTGCGCTTGTTGAGAGAGATCTTCCTCCGCGACTGCGAGAGAATGTCTTCGATCTGGAGAGATGATCTCCCGTTTGCGGCGGAGGAGGGCGGATCTTCTTCTCGGTGGCGGCTGCTGCGAGTGTCGTTTTGAGGGATCAAATGGTGGTggtcttcttcgtcttctctaCGCTCCATTGCTTAAGAAAGAGATAGAGATCAAACAGTAAGAAGATTGTCGTTAGGGGTTAATCAATCAAACTACATTGAGTAGTGAATGGATAAAGTGGTGAGATTGAGCGTGAAGGAGAAGAAATAATAATTTCGTCGGTTGAGGAGAGACTGTGGAGAGTGGGTGGAGGAGAACGACTCAGTACGAGTCATACCGGGTTTTATTCAGTACTATATTATTGTTAGATTTTAGATGATTGATCAAAACCGATTTGATTTGTTTGACTTGTTCTGCTGATTGTAAATTTGTAGTCTATTCTATTGAAATAAAGTCACTAAATATTAGGATTAGAGTTTtgataatgtatatataaaaaaaatatttaaactaatgaCTTCATATGATAAgtgtatgtttttattaataatatcaGAGTTTGACATGTGCAACCgcacatgtatttatttttatttcttaagttaacttttgttttgtataaatcaacatttatacatataatataattatttaatatcattttagAACATAATAATCTTCTCTATTACATCAAGtgattatattttggttttaactGGTAGTTATATTACcgatatttttatcatataatttaTTGTATTCGATTTCAGTGGATTTTTATTAGTATAAGAATATGctacaataatatattaatgaaataatttatattttatttctatactatacaaataattattttatgtagttttaacttttagttattactaataaataatgaaaaatatagctatatagttttaaaacaatatcatgtttaaaatttagtaaacgAATACCTAAATCGGTTTATATGACATTTACAggttattttacatttatattaataaattattattttatatttaatgacACACCCATCCTTATTCTAAATCAAttgtatataaatacatgttGTGCTTATATAAGTCTATTAGACTATATCCAATAACACACATAACTAAATCAAAATGTTAGACATATTCATCTTTATGtcaatattttcaatatgaaaattaatttttaatatcaatcaaaaaatatatttaatgttttaggtTTTAATCCATATTGTAAAGcat contains these protein-coding regions:
- the LOC108843483 gene encoding O-fucosyltransferase 36; this translates as MERREDEEDHHHLIPQNDTRSSRHREEDPPSSAANGRSSLQIEDILSQSRRKISLNKRSCYVLAAAVALTISIGLIFLFTDLRQLNLSSFKVDPLSTRVKESELRALYLLRQQQLQLLSISNANSSDVKLAVSLNKEIQDALLSPHRTGNYSEPEPGSVVVNPYGGCAKVDQKLSDRKTVEWKPRSDKFLFAICLSGQMSNHLICLEKHMFFAALLDRVLVIPSSKFDYQYDRVIDIDRINTCLGRNVVVSFDQFKKNRAPRPPRIDRFICYFSSPQLCYVDDEHVKKLKGLGVSIEGKLESPWSEDIKKPSKRTVDEVKRSFKSDDDDVIAIGDVFYADMEQDWVMQPGGPINHKCKTLIEPSKLILLTAQRFIQTFLGSNFIAIHFRRHGFLKFCNAKAPSCFYPIPQAAECIARMVERSNGAVIYLSTDAAESETSLLQSLVVVDGKIVPLVKRPPRNSAEKWDALLYRHGIEDDSQVDAMLDKTICAMSSVFIGASGSTFTEDILRLRKDWGTSSTCDEYLCRGEEPNFIAEDE